One region of Triticum aestivum cultivar Chinese Spring chromosome 6B, IWGSC CS RefSeq v2.1, whole genome shotgun sequence genomic DNA includes:
- the LOC123137072 gene encoding probable magnesium transporter NIPA8 isoform X1 translates to MGDWIIGALINIVGSVAINFGTNLLKLGHDQREKLYSSNNQSDGKFVPRSVMYFQTWRIGILFFAVGNCLNFMSFAYAAQSLLAALGSIQFVSNIAFAYVVLNKTISVKVMVATTFIVFGNVFLVSFGNHQSPVYTPEQLIAKYSNLVFVLYCMSLVFVVALSQYLYRCGETILSDNAKDTSTHWRTLLPFSYAIVSGAIGSCSVLFAKSLSNMLRLTMSSRYQFHSWFTYSILLLFLCTAGFWMARLNEGLSLFDAILIVPMFQIAWTFFSICTGFVYFQEYQVFDTLRIIMFLLGMTFVFIGISLLAPDENKVADTKDGSNATKDAAIDMNSEAHVSGNCRPRKLPMEETEVDDMDSFSTSVKVKAKCILSRAKSACSMSLGLGEETISASSVLAMPMVSSRTTGFRGIRTDRSKYIPLGSTDWDNL, encoded by the exons ATGGGCGACTGGATTATAGGAGCGTTGATCAATATTGTGGGTAGTGTTGCCATAAACTTTGGTACTAATCTTCTCAAATTGGGCCATGATCAG AGAGAAAAGCTCTACTCAAGTAACAATCAAAGCGATGGCAAATTCGTCCCAAGATCAGTTATGTATTTTCAGACTTGGAGAATAG GTATACTCTTTTTCGCTGTGGGGAACTGCCTAAACTTCATGTCCTTTGCATATGCCGCACAG TCACTTCTTGCAGCTCTTGGATCAATTCAGTTTGTATCCAATATTGCATTTGCCTACGTTGTGTTGAACAAGACCATTTCAGTGAA GGTCATGGTAGCCACAACTTTTATTGTCTTCGGCAATGTCTTCTTAGTTTCCTTCGGCAATCACCAATCTCCTG TTTATACTCCGGAGCAGCTGATTGCGAAATACAGCAACTTGGTCTTTGTTCTCTATTGTATGTCATTGGTCTTTGTTGTTGCACTCAGTCAATATCTCTATAG GTGTGGAGAGACAATTCTTTCAGATAATGCAAAAGATACTAGCACACATTGGCGAACACTGCTGCCCTTTTCTTACGCTATTGTATCTGGTGCCATTGGATCTTGCTCCGTCTTGTTTGCGAAATCACT GTCTAACATGCTGAGGCTGACCATGAGCAGCAGATACCAATTCCACAGCTGGTTCACATACTCAATTCTTCTGTTATTTCTCTGTACAGCTGGATTTTGG ATGGCGAGACTGAATGAAGGACTGTCTCTGTTTGATGCAATACTGATTGTCCCAATGTTTCAGATTGCATGGACTTTCTTCTCTATTTGTACAGGATTTGTTTACTTTCAAGAGTATCAA GTGTTTGATACACTCAGGATAATAATGTTCCTGCTGGGCATGACATTTGTCTTCATAGGCATATCCTTGCTAGCACCTGATGAAAATAAAG TAGCTGACACCAAAGATGGCTCTAACGCCACAAAGGACGCGGCAATTGATATGAACAG TGAAGCACATGTATCAGGAAATTGCAGGCCAAGAAAGTTGCCGATGGAGGAGACGGAAGTAGATGATATGGACTCATTCTCAACCTCAGTAAAAGTGAAAGCAAAATGCATATTGTCGAGAGCAAAG TCGGCTTGCTCCATGTCACTTGGCCTTGGGGAGGAGACCATCAGCGCTTCTTCGGTGCTTGCAATGCCAATGGTTTCCTCAAGAACAACAGGGTTTAGGGGAATTCGAACTGACCGATCAAAGTACATTCCCCTGGGGTCCACTGATTGGGATAATCTATAG
- the LOC123137072 gene encoding probable magnesium transporter NIPA8 isoform X2 produces the protein MGDWIIGALINIVGSVAINFGTNLLKLGHDQREKLYSSNNQSDGKFVPRSVMYFQTWRIGILFFAVGNCLNFMSFAYAAQSLLAALGSIQFVSNIAFAYVVLNKTISVKVMVATTFIVFGNVFLVSFGNHQSPVYTPEQLIAKYSNLVFVLYCMSLVFVVALSQYLYRCGETILSDNAKDTSTHWRTLLPFSYAIVSGAIGSCSVLFAKSLSNMLRLTMSSRYQFHSWFTYSILLLFLCTAGFWMARLNEGLSLFDAILIVPMFQIAWTFFSICTGFVYFQEYQVFDTLRIIMFLLGMTFVFIGISLLAPDENKADTKDGSNATKDAAIDMNSEAHVSGNCRPRKLPMEETEVDDMDSFSTSVKVKAKCILSRAKSACSMSLGLGEETISASSVLAMPMVSSRTTGFRGIRTDRSKYIPLGSTDWDNL, from the exons ATGGGCGACTGGATTATAGGAGCGTTGATCAATATTGTGGGTAGTGTTGCCATAAACTTTGGTACTAATCTTCTCAAATTGGGCCATGATCAG AGAGAAAAGCTCTACTCAAGTAACAATCAAAGCGATGGCAAATTCGTCCCAAGATCAGTTATGTATTTTCAGACTTGGAGAATAG GTATACTCTTTTTCGCTGTGGGGAACTGCCTAAACTTCATGTCCTTTGCATATGCCGCACAG TCACTTCTTGCAGCTCTTGGATCAATTCAGTTTGTATCCAATATTGCATTTGCCTACGTTGTGTTGAACAAGACCATTTCAGTGAA GGTCATGGTAGCCACAACTTTTATTGTCTTCGGCAATGTCTTCTTAGTTTCCTTCGGCAATCACCAATCTCCTG TTTATACTCCGGAGCAGCTGATTGCGAAATACAGCAACTTGGTCTTTGTTCTCTATTGTATGTCATTGGTCTTTGTTGTTGCACTCAGTCAATATCTCTATAG GTGTGGAGAGACAATTCTTTCAGATAATGCAAAAGATACTAGCACACATTGGCGAACACTGCTGCCCTTTTCTTACGCTATTGTATCTGGTGCCATTGGATCTTGCTCCGTCTTGTTTGCGAAATCACT GTCTAACATGCTGAGGCTGACCATGAGCAGCAGATACCAATTCCACAGCTGGTTCACATACTCAATTCTTCTGTTATTTCTCTGTACAGCTGGATTTTGG ATGGCGAGACTGAATGAAGGACTGTCTCTGTTTGATGCAATACTGATTGTCCCAATGTTTCAGATTGCATGGACTTTCTTCTCTATTTGTACAGGATTTGTTTACTTTCAAGAGTATCAA GTGTTTGATACACTCAGGATAATAATGTTCCTGCTGGGCATGACATTTGTCTTCATAGGCATATCCTTGCTAGCACCTGATGAAAATAAAG CTGACACCAAAGATGGCTCTAACGCCACAAAGGACGCGGCAATTGATATGAACAG TGAAGCACATGTATCAGGAAATTGCAGGCCAAGAAAGTTGCCGATGGAGGAGACGGAAGTAGATGATATGGACTCATTCTCAACCTCAGTAAAAGTGAAAGCAAAATGCATATTGTCGAGAGCAAAG TCGGCTTGCTCCATGTCACTTGGCCTTGGGGAGGAGACCATCAGCGCTTCTTCGGTGCTTGCAATGCCAATGGTTTCCTCAAGAACAACAGGGTTTAGGGGAATTCGAACTGACCGATCAAAGTACATTCCCCTGGGGTCCACTGATTGGGATAATCTATAG